The following coding sequences lie in one Bifidobacterium sp. ESL0690 genomic window:
- the pepN gene encoding aminopeptidase N, which translates to MPGANLTRVEAEERKSVITGPVSYHVDLDLTKGPKNFPSVSVITFDAKAGSSSFADLIADEVGEIELNGEKLDPAKYYVDNRVELPVLKEHNTLKVVSSCQYSTTGEGLHRSVDPADGNVYLYSQFEVPDARRVYAVFDQPDIKATFDFEVTAPQSWIVTSNMPVKSTEDLDEMTAEGTLGTHPAETTKRWVFETTPKMSSYLTAICAGPYAEWHTTYANEDGRTVPMAQYCRQSLKDDFAKDAEYLFDITKKGFAFYAKTWGVPYPYAKFDQIYVPEYNAGAMENIGMVTIRDSYVFGSKVTDALAERRVVTVLHELAHMWFGDLVTMKWWNDLWLNESFAEFMSTLSTAEATEWKDSWATFTSGEKSWALNQDQLPTTHPITAPINDLHDTEVNFDGITYAKGGSVLKQLVAYVGRDKFFKGINSYLNKHKYDNATLNDLLVELEAASGRDLKTWSKQWLEEAGINTIAADVEENGDGTIKSLTLTQTAPAEHPVLRVHRMAIGFYNRDAATGKVVRTDQIELDVDGETTVAVEAAGKKRPDFILLNDDDLTYTKLRFDDKSREFAAEHLFEFDDALARAVVWLAFWDMTRDAEFPAERFIDLSLKMLSTEHESTTFRYALSCLKITATHYVAPARREVVDKHVAEGLWDLANKAEAGSDEQFQLVTAYLGYGEIGDALFISNVKNLLSGSLKLKGLEIDNNMRWALVKALAAVGEMDDEAIDTELKLRDTTDNREFAYGARASVPIVEAKAWAWDASIHDLNLTNSQLAAAALGFSSNLTGKLAEPYTSKYYDTVDWIWENRTFHMAETLLEDLYPTYADPAELVNLGDEWLESHKDAARALRNIVIGNVESSRRALKVSAYNASLK; encoded by the coding sequence ATGCCAGGAGCGAATCTCACACGTGTCGAAGCTGAGGAACGCAAGTCCGTTATCACCGGACCGGTCAGCTATCATGTCGATTTGGATTTGACGAAGGGACCGAAGAATTTCCCGTCGGTTTCCGTTATCACGTTTGACGCGAAGGCGGGTTCTTCAAGCTTTGCCGATCTTATCGCCGACGAGGTAGGCGAGATTGAGCTGAACGGCGAGAAGCTCGATCCGGCGAAATATTATGTCGATAATCGCGTTGAACTGCCGGTTTTGAAGGAACACAACACGCTCAAGGTGGTTTCCTCCTGCCAATACTCCACCACCGGCGAAGGACTGCATCGCTCTGTCGACCCTGCCGATGGCAACGTTTATCTCTATTCCCAGTTCGAAGTGCCGGACGCCCGCCGTGTCTACGCCGTTTTCGACCAGCCCGACATCAAGGCCACGTTCGATTTCGAGGTCACCGCGCCGCAGTCTTGGATCGTCACCTCTAACATGCCGGTCAAGTCGACCGAAGACCTCGACGAAATGACCGCCGAGGGCACGTTGGGCACGCACCCGGCCGAGACCACCAAGCGTTGGGTCTTTGAGACCACGCCGAAGATGAGCTCGTACCTCACCGCCATCTGCGCCGGCCCTTACGCTGAGTGGCATACCACCTACGCTAACGAAGATGGCCGCACCGTGCCGATGGCCCAGTATTGCCGTCAGTCCCTCAAAGACGACTTTGCCAAGGACGCCGAATACCTCTTCGACATCACCAAGAAGGGCTTCGCCTTCTACGCCAAGACCTGGGGCGTGCCCTACCCGTACGCCAAGTTCGACCAAATCTACGTGCCGGAATACAACGCCGGCGCGATGGAGAACATCGGCATGGTCACTATCCGCGACTCCTACGTTTTCGGTTCCAAGGTTACTGACGCGCTGGCCGAGCGCCGCGTGGTCACCGTGCTGCACGAGCTCGCGCACATGTGGTTCGGCGACCTAGTGACGATGAAGTGGTGGAATGATTTGTGGCTCAACGAATCCTTCGCTGAGTTCATGTCGACCCTCTCGACCGCCGAGGCCACGGAATGGAAGGATTCCTGGGCCACGTTCACCTCCGGCGAGAAGAGCTGGGCTCTCAATCAGGACCAGCTGCCGACCACTCACCCGATCACCGCGCCGATCAACGACTTGCACGATACCGAAGTGAACTTCGACGGCATCACCTACGCCAAGGGCGGTTCCGTCTTGAAGCAGCTCGTGGCCTATGTCGGGCGTGACAAGTTCTTCAAGGGCATCAACAGCTACCTCAACAAGCATAAGTATGACAATGCTACGTTGAACGACTTGCTGGTCGAGCTGGAAGCGGCGAGCGGACGTGATCTGAAGACTTGGAGCAAGCAGTGGCTCGAGGAAGCCGGCATCAATACGATTGCGGCTGACGTTGAAGAAAACGGCGACGGCACCATCAAGTCGTTGACCCTTACCCAGACGGCTCCGGCCGAACACCCTGTGCTGCGTGTCCATCGCATGGCCATCGGTTTCTATAACCGCGATGCCGCAACCGGCAAAGTTGTGCGCACCGACCAGATTGAGCTCGACGTTGATGGCGAGACCACTGTGGCTGTCGAAGCTGCGGGCAAGAAGCGCCCCGACTTCATCCTGCTGAACGACGATGACCTTACCTATACCAAGCTGCGTTTCGATGACAAGTCTCGCGAGTTCGCCGCCGAGCATCTTTTCGAATTCGATGACGCTTTGGCGCGTGCCGTGGTCTGGCTGGCGTTCTGGGATATGACCCGCGACGCCGAGTTCCCGGCTGAGCGCTTCATCGACCTGAGCCTCAAGATGCTCTCGACCGAGCACGAGTCCACCACGTTCCGCTATGCCTTGAGCTGCCTCAAGATCACGGCCACCCACTATGTCGCACCAGCACGTCGTGAGGTCGTCGACAAGCATGTCGCCGAAGGTCTTTGGGACTTGGCCAATAAGGCCGAGGCCGGTAGTGACGAACAGTTCCAGCTGGTCACCGCTTACTTGGGTTACGGCGAAATCGGCGATGCGCTGTTCATCTCGAACGTCAAGAATCTGCTTTCCGGTTCGCTCAAGCTCAAGGGTCTCGAAATCGACAACAACATGCGTTGGGCGCTGGTCAAGGCGCTCGCCGCCGTCGGCGAGATGGATGATGAGGCGATTGACACGGAACTCAAGCTCCGCGACACCACCGACAACCGTGAGTTCGCATACGGTGCTCGCGCATCCGTGCCGATAGTTGAGGCTAAGGCTTGGGCTTGGGATGCCTCGATTCACGACCTGAACCTCACCAATTCGCAGCTTGCCGCGGCCGCGCTCGGCTTCTCATCGAACCTCACTGGCAAACTCGCCGAGCCGTATACCTCCAAGTATTACGACACCGTTGATTGGATTTGGGAAAACCGCACCTTCCATATGGCCGAAACGCTTCTGGAAGACCTGTATCCCACTTATGCAGATCCGGCTGAGCTGGTGAATCTGGGCGACGAATGGCTGGAATCCCACAAGGACGCCGCCCGCGCCCTGCGCAACATCGTCATCGGCAATGTCGAATCCTCTCGTCGTGCCCTCAAGGTGAGCGCCTACAATGCCAGCCTGAAATAA